From the bacterium genome, one window contains:
- a CDS encoding choice-of-anchor D domain-containing protein, with translation MISRKSQLLFLLLLLPFMSTQAQWKSDPSLNNVICQEGSNQNAPRIISDGRNGAIICWHDQRSGSEFDIYAQRIDADGYVRWTVNGNGVSTALHSQSKPDMVSDGEGGAIIAWTDTRNGDNDIYAQRVDSSGNMLWTKDGVRITFDTTNQSDPKIASDGSGGIIITWNGATGGWPPTSRIYAQRLDADGNILWNSDALLSGSLRFSNAPCIASDGNGGAYVAWAYFPRPEYDVYAQHVDENGALLWAGNGEAIANGSGNQDSPFLTSDADGNALLAYTDWGGGSTPVLYAVTLDANGPTSSQRVVSTSGGQSYQHAAALGDDMFGLTWSDGRGATEAVYAQMIDRDGNKIWTADGVRLSGRSGAQVTPFVIPDGDGGMIVAWEDKTRGALNSDIYAQRLSPDGLQQWEDAGAPVCIADNGKQFPQMISDGANGAIAAWEDYRPSFSNSEIYASRILADGSFPEEPPILRLSDNTISFGSVVVNKSATKTITLSNIGGEDVSIASVTSDDPQFSMAAASSTIAPGADVSAELRFEPTAKGSFNARITIESNSVTSPDVITLTGEALAFPGIETDHPALAFGQVNVGSTKVIALTISNPGSDTLSITDISPSSSDFTVDIASQILPPGASFVDSVRFSPPNEGSFSGQLTITSNAPTSPTTLPLSGTGVSAGGLGIDLAAISFGNVPVGSYRDTTVTLTNNGNETLTITSFTAGDPSFTLESQISDIPPAGSADFILRFSPMAEGPVSAAFSIESNASSSPDAIPVDGNGVMGAEITFVPAQLSFGSVEVGVEKSLALTISNPGAQTLMVVSVTSTSGEFTADEEQFEVPSGASYTDSIRFAPSAIGPVSGFLIVESNAITSPDTILIDGTGTEASAVNELRAFPGVFTLYQNYPNPFSPSTTIRYNLEASAPVRLTIYNVIGQAVVTLVDAPQQRGLHTVRWTTSGSKPGVYFYVLRVGSHEAFGRMLLMK, from the coding sequence ATGATATCCAGGAAGTCACAACTGCTGTTCCTCCTCCTGCTCCTCCCTTTCATGTCCACGCAGGCACAGTGGAAATCCGATCCTTCGCTGAACAACGTGATCTGCCAGGAAGGGAGTAATCAGAATGCTCCGCGCATCATTTCCGACGGACGCAATGGTGCCATCATCTGCTGGCATGATCAGCGCTCAGGCAGCGAGTTCGATATTTACGCCCAGCGCATTGATGCGGACGGCTACGTGCGATGGACCGTGAACGGGAATGGTGTCAGTACGGCATTGCATTCCCAGTCGAAACCGGATATGGTGTCGGACGGTGAGGGTGGTGCGATTATCGCATGGACCGACACCCGTAATGGGGATAACGACATTTATGCCCAGCGCGTCGATTCCTCCGGGAATATGCTGTGGACGAAAGACGGCGTGCGGATCACCTTCGACACGACAAATCAATCCGACCCGAAAATCGCCTCCGACGGCAGTGGCGGAATTATCATCACATGGAACGGCGCGACCGGTGGCTGGCCTCCGACGAGCAGGATTTATGCGCAGCGACTTGATGCCGATGGCAACATCCTCTGGAACTCTGATGCCCTGCTGTCCGGCAGCCTACGTTTCTCCAACGCTCCATGCATCGCGAGCGACGGCAATGGCGGCGCGTATGTCGCCTGGGCGTATTTCCCGCGTCCCGAATATGACGTGTACGCGCAGCATGTGGACGAAAACGGCGCACTGCTCTGGGCCGGCAACGGCGAAGCCATCGCGAACGGAAGCGGGAATCAGGATTCTCCTTTTCTCACCTCTGATGCCGACGGGAACGCCCTGCTGGCGTATACGGACTGGGGAGGTGGTTCCACACCCGTCCTCTACGCTGTCACCCTCGATGCCAATGGACCGACCAGCTCTCAGCGCGTCGTATCGACGTCGGGCGGACAATCGTACCAGCACGCAGCGGCGCTCGGAGACGATATGTTCGGTCTCACTTGGTCAGACGGGAGAGGCGCCACGGAAGCAGTGTATGCACAGATGATCGACAGGGATGGCAACAAAATCTGGACTGCGGACGGCGTGCGACTCTCCGGTCGCTCCGGCGCCCAGGTGACCCCGTTCGTCATCCCGGATGGGGACGGAGGCATGATTGTCGCGTGGGAAGACAAAACCCGCGGTGCGCTGAACAGCGACATCTACGCACAGCGCCTGTCGCCCGACGGCCTGCAGCAGTGGGAGGATGCGGGTGCGCCCGTCTGCATCGCAGACAACGGGAAGCAGTTCCCGCAAATGATCAGCGATGGTGCGAACGGCGCGATCGCAGCGTGGGAGGATTACCGTCCCTCCTTCTCGAATTCGGAAATCTATGCCTCGCGTATCCTGGCAGATGGCTCGTTCCCGGAAGAACCGCCCATACTCCGTCTCTCAGACAATACCATCAGTTTTGGAAGTGTCGTGGTAAACAAGTCCGCGACGAAAACCATCACCCTGTCGAACATCGGCGGAGAAGATGTAAGCATTGCGTCCGTCACCTCCGACGACCCGCAGTTCAGCATGGCAGCAGCCAGCAGCACCATTGCTCCGGGCGCGGATGTCTCTGCCGAACTCCGCTTTGAACCGACGGCCAAGGGGAGCTTCAACGCACGGATTACCATTGAAAGCAATTCCGTCACCAGTCCCGATGTCATCACCCTCACAGGCGAGGCGCTGGCTTTCCCCGGAATCGAAACGGATCATCCAGCGCTCGCTTTCGGCCAGGTGAACGTGGGCAGCACAAAGGTAATTGCACTGACCATCTCCAACCCCGGCTCCGATACGCTCAGCATTACCGACATTTCACCTTCCTCGAGCGATTTCACGGTGGACATCGCTTCGCAGATACTGCCGCCGGGTGCGTCCTTCGTCGACTCGGTGCGCTTCAGTCCTCCGAATGAAGGCTCCTTCTCCGGGCAGCTGACCATTACGAGTAACGCACCGACTTCGCCCACGACGCTCCCACTTTCAGGCACCGGCGTCTCGGCCGGCGGCCTGGGCATCGATCTCGCGGCAATTTCGTTCGGCAACGTCCCCGTGGGTTCATACAGGGATACAACGGTAACACTCACGAACAACGGGAATGAGACGCTGACCATTACCTCCTTCACCGCCGGCGATCCGAGCTTCACTCTGGAAAGTCAGATCAGCGACATCCCGCCGGCGGGATCCGCCGATTTCATACTGCGCTTTTCTCCGATGGCGGAAGGACCGGTGAGTGCTGCATTCAGTATCGAGAGCAACGCTTCGTCATCGCCCGACGCGATCCCTGTCGATGGCAACGGTGTGATGGGAGCCGAGATCACCTTCGTCCCAGCACAGCTTTCTTTCGGAAGTGTGGAAGTGGGTGTGGAAAAAAGTCTCGCGCTGACCATCAGCAATCCCGGCGCGCAGACCCTGATGGTGGTCTCCGTCACCTCGACCAGCGGCGAATTTACTGCCGACGAAGAACAGTTTGAAGTTCCGAGTGGCGCATCGTACACCGATTCCATTCGTTTCGCACCAAGTGCAATTGGTCCAGTCAGCGGCTTCCTCATTGTCGAGAGCAATGCCATCACCTCGCCTGATACCATCCTGATCGACGGTACCGGCACGGAAGCTTCAGCCGTAAATGAATTGCGTGCCTTCCCCGGCGTCTTCACGCTGTATCAGAACTACCCGAACCCCTTCAGTCCATCGACGACGATACGTTACAACCTCGAAGCTTCGGCACCTGTGCGCCTAACTATATACAATGTCATCGGACAGGCGGTCGTCACGCTGGTCGACGCCCCGCAGCAGCGTGGCCTGCACACCGTACGATGGACCACCAGCGGCAGCAAGCCCGGCGTCTATTTCTACGTCCTGCGTGTCGGCAGTCATGAAGCGTTCGGCAGAATGCTGCTGATGAAATAA
- a CDS encoding right-handed parallel beta-helix repeat-containing protein, which yields MIRIPTGARGLSAAVFLTAALLFTLLFTPQIARAQGTYSLSTVSSNNGQQMISFEVTAYKSVRLYRFWCEFDVGTGTAEIWAHPNGVSTTNTGWIYLGAGNYTSTNATSPTEIPVTLDFPMNANETWGFLIFRQGSTGINYRSGATPYVFSNSDISIDTEFYGGSGTTNPTAGTTNLSFSFYPRQYCGTVYYDLASSVPYDAGITAVLSPSSFCGGVEPVRFELSNFGTQQLTSATINWTVNNVPQTPFSWTGLLDTAGGAGATSAAVTVGTYNFAANTPYTIRAWPTSPNSQPDTINYNDTTEVTVQSGMSGTYTIGGASPDFATFTDAVDALKTAGLCGAVVFNVAAGTYTEEIEIPEIAGASPTWTVTFDGGTGNASTRIIEYSHTADGAVIMLNGADYLRFKNLTMKATGSQDGTALWFTDDADYNIVEDCILEASTSATSSDAIPLVGSGSTTSSTSSGNTGSFNLIQNNQIRGGYYGIYWRGSGSTDTTDNKANVFLNNVVSDWYYYGFYNYYSSYLDVEGNEFWHRSGGTTSAYGMYVYYANMGPRIIGNQVQGMAYGFRLYYCNYAHGTYSLTEPRAKVYNNMFIQGDQGSSTRYGAYIYNPRYLDFWHNNIMLNSTSSSTRGIYLSTSTSYPDVDIRNNMIASANASSSAYMLYITEMGVITGLDYNLYYSPAGETSTMFYLDGSTYDWNTLPKTTWDAHSVWGNPYFEDDLTNLHSRSPSGYLKGIGIPEVGIDYDGDARNLATPCIGADEYQQPPDEYDAAVLKTWVSYAPNVWTRHEGSATHTISALIENVGLVDDPATIQIGISDAPMNNIGDAQLVETFSPNWDATHRAVVQFSNPLTGLTATPNGMLYTRIFLPNEQNPSNDQYLEQHPVHTTKVYGYEDFYGFEDGTKFTLADGYLDIPGWTTVDNNGGDAPEFMSEMYMMTGSSNAADEWLITPGAPILGAYSYRVGFSFDNYTNVPVTIEVAYGMSPSPNAMTTFATFSNVGMGSFTAKQLWQMTGQAGDPYFNTQAGQDGVYYIGIHVMTSATGYQWSLDNIKFDDNPTPPPRIAYGLPGDPILDFIDTEDPPIEIMANYKQPGLINRIYQVASSTNIYGPNGDFLWAVETKDPWMTVTTEQPDPTLQGYNFLPPRPRQFQNFTLTIDPSGLAPGVHKGTLVFYGILFNDDFPPPSQGLVALNEPLRVPVELRIIDTGTKGTKSVLSQTVCPMSVAGSPYRFRDPQTNDPIATVWVRSGSLKCMTIRAYPAQLPQNLERKRYVRRYWQVDYDGTGWKVDIDFPYADSEAWMILDRNQLRGIRQPAPLSAWEDPIFGTTSVSDPMLATVRVHGLTELNIGGNLALAHPYVLDRSSEGPLPTAFGLLENYPNPFNPSTRITYAMKEDRHVRITVYNQLGIEVAQLVDGVMPAGRHEVDFDASGLATGTYICRMITGDFVQTMRMTLTK from the coding sequence ATGATCAGAATTCCTACCGGGGCAAGAGGACTGTCAGCAGCTGTCTTTCTGACAGCGGCACTCCTGTTCACGCTCTTATTCACCCCGCAGATAGCACGGGCACAGGGAACGTATTCTCTGTCTACCGTCAGCAGCAACAATGGACAGCAGATGATCTCTTTCGAGGTCACGGCGTACAAATCGGTGCGGTTGTACCGCTTCTGGTGCGAGTTCGACGTCGGCACCGGTACCGCGGAAATATGGGCGCATCCCAACGGTGTGTCTACCACCAACACAGGATGGATTTACCTCGGAGCCGGGAACTACACGTCGACGAATGCGACCAGTCCGACGGAAATTCCGGTCACCCTGGATTTCCCCATGAATGCGAATGAAACCTGGGGCTTCCTGATTTTCCGCCAGGGAAGCACAGGCATCAACTATCGCAGTGGTGCCACGCCCTACGTCTTCAGCAACTCGGATATCTCCATCGATACGGAGTTCTACGGCGGATCCGGAACGACGAATCCAACAGCGGGAACGACGAATCTGAGTTTCAGCTTCTATCCCCGGCAGTACTGCGGAACGGTGTATTATGACCTCGCTTCGTCGGTTCCGTACGATGCGGGTATTACCGCGGTGCTTTCGCCCAGCAGTTTCTGCGGGGGCGTGGAGCCGGTACGGTTCGAACTGTCGAACTTCGGTACCCAGCAGCTCACTTCGGCGACGATAAACTGGACGGTGAACAACGTTCCGCAGACACCGTTCAGCTGGACGGGACTGCTTGATACGGCTGGCGGTGCTGGTGCGACCTCAGCAGCCGTCACTGTTGGGACATACAATTTCGCGGCAAACACCCCGTACACGATCCGGGCCTGGCCGACAAGCCCCAATTCCCAACCAGACACGATCAACTATAATGACACCACCGAGGTGACAGTGCAGTCCGGCATGTCCGGCACCTATACCATCGGTGGTGCGTCACCCGACTTCGCAACGTTTACCGATGCCGTCGACGCTCTGAAGACAGCCGGACTCTGTGGAGCAGTCGTCTTCAACGTTGCGGCAGGGACATACACGGAGGAAATAGAGATACCTGAAATTGCGGGGGCAAGCCCGACATGGACGGTGACGTTCGACGGAGGGACCGGGAACGCGTCCACCAGGATCATAGAATACTCTCATACCGCGGACGGTGCTGTCATCATGCTCAACGGGGCGGATTATCTTCGCTTCAAAAACCTGACAATGAAAGCCACCGGGTCACAGGATGGGACGGCGCTGTGGTTCACCGATGACGCCGATTACAACATCGTCGAAGATTGTATTCTCGAGGCATCGACGAGCGCGACCTCAAGCGACGCCATACCCCTGGTAGGCAGCGGCTCAACGACCTCCAGTACATCGAGCGGAAATACCGGCAGCTTCAATCTCATTCAGAACAACCAGATCCGCGGCGGCTACTATGGTATCTACTGGCGCGGGTCCGGCAGCACAGACACGACGGACAACAAGGCAAACGTTTTCCTCAACAACGTTGTCAGCGACTGGTATTACTACGGCTTCTACAACTACTACTCGAGCTATCTCGATGTAGAGGGCAATGAGTTCTGGCACCGCTCCGGCGGGACGACCAGCGCCTACGGCATGTATGTGTACTATGCGAACATGGGTCCCCGCATCATCGGAAACCAGGTGCAGGGCATGGCCTATGGCTTCCGGCTGTATTACTGTAATTATGCGCACGGGACCTACTCCCTGACGGAGCCGAGAGCGAAGGTGTACAACAACATGTTCATCCAGGGGGATCAGGGTTCGAGCACACGCTACGGCGCGTACATCTACAACCCGCGCTATCTCGATTTCTGGCACAACAATATCATGCTCAACAGTACCAGCTCGAGTACGCGGGGCATTTATCTCAGTACCTCGACGTCGTATCCCGATGTCGACATTCGCAACAACATGATCGCTTCTGCGAATGCGTCCTCTTCGGCGTATATGCTGTATATCACCGAGATGGGCGTGATTACGGGGTTGGACTACAACCTGTACTATTCGCCCGCAGGCGAGACGTCGACGATGTTCTACCTGGACGGATCTACCTACGACTGGAACACGCTTCCCAAAACCACGTGGGACGCGCATTCAGTCTGGGGCAACCCGTATTTCGAAGACGACCTGACGAACCTGCACAGCCGTTCCCCGTCAGGGTATCTCAAGGGTATTGGCATTCCTGAGGTCGGCATTGATTACGACGGGGATGCTCGCAATCTCGCAACCCCCTGCATCGGCGCAGACGAGTACCAGCAGCCACCGGACGAGTACGACGCGGCGGTGCTGAAAACGTGGGTTTCGTATGCCCCGAACGTATGGACGCGCCACGAGGGCAGTGCGACGCATACGATCAGTGCATTGATCGAGAACGTCGGACTGGTGGATGATCCCGCCACAATACAGATCGGCATTTCCGACGCGCCGATGAACAACATCGGCGATGCGCAGCTCGTGGAGACCTTCTCGCCGAACTGGGATGCGACCCACCGCGCGGTGGTGCAGTTCAGTAATCCGCTTACCGGACTGACGGCCACGCCGAACGGTATGCTCTATACAAGGATTTTCCTCCCGAACGAGCAGAATCCCTCAAACGACCAGTACCTCGAACAGCATCCCGTGCACACGACAAAGGTCTACGGGTATGAGGACTTCTATGGTTTCGAGGACGGCACGAAGTTCACCCTGGCGGACGGTTACCTTGACATTCCGGGATGGACGACGGTAGACAACAATGGCGGCGATGCGCCCGAGTTCATGAGCGAAATGTACATGATGACGGGCAGTAGCAATGCTGCGGACGAGTGGCTGATTACACCGGGAGCGCCGATACTCGGTGCGTACAGTTACCGTGTCGGTTTCAGTTTCGACAACTACACGAACGTACCGGTGACAATCGAAGTAGCCTATGGCATGTCGCCGTCGCCCAATGCAATGACGACATTCGCCACGTTCTCAAATGTCGGAATGGGCAGCTTCACCGCGAAGCAGCTCTGGCAGATGACCGGACAGGCTGGCGACCCGTACTTCAACACGCAGGCAGGTCAGGATGGCGTGTACTACATCGGTATCCACGTCATGACGTCCGCGACCGGCTATCAGTGGTCCCTCGACAACATCAAGTTCGACGACAATCCGACGCCGCCGCCCAGGATCGCCTACGGTCTGCCCGGCGACCCGATACTCGACTTCATCGATACCGAGGATCCGCCGATCGAGATCATGGCGAACTACAAGCAGCCGGGTCTGATCAACCGCATCTACCAGGTGGCTTCGAGCACGAACATTTACGGCCCGAACGGAGACTTCCTCTGGGCGGTGGAAACGAAAGACCCGTGGATGACCGTGACGACGGAGCAGCCGGATCCGACCCTGCAGGGTTATAACTTCCTGCCACCCCGGCCGCGTCAGTTCCAGAACTTCACGCTGACCATCGATCCATCAGGACTCGCGCCGGGGGTCCACAAGGGAACGCTCGTGTTCTACGGCATCCTGTTCAATGACGACTTCCCGCCGCCGAGCCAGGGACTCGTTGCGCTCAACGAGCCACTGCGGGTACCTGTGGAGCTGCGGATCATAGACACGGGAACAAAGGGCACGAAGTCGGTGCTGTCTCAGACGGTCTGTCCGATGAGTGTTGCCGGCAGTCCCTACAGGTTCCGCGATCCCCAGACCAACGATCCCATCGCGACTGTCTGGGTCCGCAGCGGCAGCCTGAAATGCATGACGATACGTGCCTACCCGGCGCAGCTCCCGCAGAACCTCGAGCGGAAGCGTTACGTACGCCGGTACTGGCAGGTGGATTATGACGGCACGGGCTGGAAGGTGGACATCGACTTCCCGTATGCGGATTCCGAAGCCTGGATGATTCTCGACCGCAATCAGCTGCGCGGCATACGTCAGCCCGCACCGCTGAGCGCGTGGGAGGATCCGATCTTCGGCACCACGTCCGTATCGGATCCAATGCTGGCAACGGTTCGGGTCCACGGCCTGACAGAGCTGAACATCGGAGGAAACCTCGCATTGGCACATCCCTACGTGCTGGACCGTTCGTCCGAAGGACCTCTCCCCACGGCCTTCGGTCTGCTGGAGAACTACCCGAATCCATTCAATCCCTCGACACGCATCACGTATGCGATGAAAGAGGATCGTCACGTGCGCATCACGGTGTACAACCAGCTCGGTATCGAAGTGGCACAGCTGGTGGACGGCGTCATGCCCGCGGGTCGTCATGAAGTGGACTTCGACGCCTCC